One window of the Rhodococcus sovatensis genome contains the following:
- a CDS encoding molybdopterin-dependent oxidoreductase, with protein sequence MSIVSDTPANAVSTPPLERSEPAELTVLGACPQDCPDSCAMVVTVSDGVATSVSGSKSMPYTNGGLCVKVDNYLDKVYSPDRLLYPMKRSGPKGSGQFEQISWDEAIATIAEKFTAVSAEFGPEAIMPCNYLGTQGITQGLNVGDAFFNRLGATVAERTYCDAGSCTAYAMTVGDTAGVDPESFVHSKFILIWASNVMSTNLHLWPYIAEAKKRGAKVVVVDPVKTRTAKAASQYIPIRPGTDGALALAMMNVIIAEGLTDDAYIADHTIGYDELVERVAGYTPEWAADETGIPVDDIYTLAREYAQSQPSVIRIGVAIERSAGGGQSVRAISCLPALVGAWRRPGGGLLQLPLWAFPVNWPAFLHTELQTPGTRVVNLYQLGEALTGGLELDPPLKALMVYNSNPVVVCPDQDRMIAGLSREDLFTVVSDHFLTDTATYADIVLPATTQLEQDDINFSWGHLFVTYNNKSIEPRGESIPNSELFRRLAAAMGFTEPAFTRTDEELIAEAYDWESPAMEGITIESLKEKGWQRLNLPAPDEYAPHAEGNFKTPSGKTEFVSSAAAGGNFVLPLFRQGSNDHQPGQPVDPLPHYIAPRESTRTNPALAEKFPLNLLTPKSHAYLNSSFGNIEVHRKVQREPSLLINPVDAEARGIESGAQVRVFNERGEFVVLAKVDKSVMAGVTVCSMGYWRKNSLSLSTPASLNPTVFADLGNAPTFSDTLVEVALVEGVLA encoded by the coding sequence ATGTCGATCGTCTCCGACACACCTGCCAATGCTGTGTCAACACCGCCACTGGAGCGGTCCGAGCCCGCTGAGTTGACAGTTCTCGGCGCCTGTCCGCAGGACTGTCCGGACTCGTGCGCAATGGTCGTCACCGTCTCCGACGGAGTGGCCACCAGTGTCAGCGGCAGCAAGTCGATGCCCTACACCAACGGCGGTCTGTGCGTGAAGGTCGATAACTACCTCGACAAGGTGTACAGCCCCGATCGTCTTCTGTACCCCATGAAACGGTCCGGCCCCAAGGGAAGTGGCCAATTCGAACAGATCTCGTGGGACGAGGCCATCGCCACGATCGCCGAGAAGTTCACCGCCGTCAGCGCGGAGTTCGGACCTGAGGCAATCATGCCGTGCAACTACCTCGGAACCCAAGGGATCACCCAGGGCTTGAATGTCGGCGATGCGTTCTTCAACCGGCTCGGCGCTACCGTCGCCGAGCGCACCTACTGCGATGCAGGCTCCTGCACCGCATACGCGATGACCGTCGGTGACACCGCAGGCGTCGATCCGGAGAGCTTCGTCCATTCCAAGTTCATCCTCATCTGGGCTTCCAATGTCATGAGCACCAATCTGCATCTCTGGCCGTACATCGCCGAGGCCAAGAAGCGCGGCGCCAAAGTCGTCGTGGTCGACCCGGTCAAGACGCGCACGGCAAAAGCAGCCAGTCAGTACATCCCGATTCGGCCGGGCACCGACGGCGCGCTCGCGCTGGCCATGATGAACGTGATCATCGCGGAGGGACTCACCGACGATGCCTACATCGCCGATCACACGATCGGATACGACGAACTCGTCGAACGTGTCGCCGGATACACGCCCGAGTGGGCCGCAGACGAGACCGGAATCCCGGTCGACGACATCTACACCCTTGCCCGCGAATACGCGCAGTCCCAACCTTCTGTCATCCGCATCGGCGTAGCGATCGAGCGGAGTGCCGGTGGCGGACAGTCGGTTCGCGCGATTTCATGCCTGCCAGCGCTTGTCGGGGCGTGGCGACGCCCAGGTGGCGGACTGCTACAACTTCCCCTCTGGGCGTTTCCGGTCAACTGGCCGGCGTTCCTGCACACCGAACTGCAGACCCCGGGAACTCGGGTGGTCAACCTGTACCAACTCGGCGAAGCACTGACTGGCGGCCTCGAACTCGATCCACCGCTGAAGGCGTTGATGGTCTACAACTCCAACCCGGTCGTGGTGTGCCCCGATCAGGATCGGATGATCGCGGGCCTGTCACGTGAGGACCTGTTCACCGTCGTCAGTGACCACTTCCTCACCGATACCGCAACGTACGCCGACATCGTCCTGCCTGCCACCACCCAGCTCGAACAGGACGACATCAACTTCTCCTGGGGTCACCTGTTCGTCACATACAACAACAAGTCGATCGAGCCGCGTGGAGAGTCCATACCGAACTCCGAGCTGTTCCGCCGATTGGCCGCGGCCATGGGCTTCACCGAGCCTGCGTTCACACGCACCGACGAGGAGCTGATCGCCGAGGCATACGACTGGGAATCACCTGCCATGGAAGGCATCACCATCGAATCGCTGAAAGAGAAAGGCTGGCAGCGACTCAATCTTCCGGCGCCCGACGAGTATGCGCCGCACGCCGAGGGCAACTTCAAAACTCCCTCCGGCAAAACCGAATTCGTATCCTCGGCAGCGGCGGGCGGAAACTTCGTACTCCCGCTGTTCCGCCAGGGATCGAACGATCACCAGCCCGGCCAGCCGGTCGACCCGCTCCCGCACTACATCGCCCCGCGCGAGTCCACTCGTACGAATCCTGCACTCGCCGAAAAGTTTCCACTGAATCTACTGACCCCGAAATCGCACGCGTACCTCAACTCCAGCTTCGGCAACATCGAAGTACACCGCAAGGTGCAGCGTGAACCCTCGCTTCTGATCAACCCAGTCGATGCAGAGGCACGCGGCATCGAGTCGGGCGCGCAGGTCCGGGTATTCAACGAGCGTGGTGAGTTCGTCGTCTTAGCCAAGGTGGACAAGTCCGTCATGGCGGGTGTGACCGTCTGTTCGATGGGCTACTGGCGGAAGAACTCTCTCTCACTGTCGACGCCGGCATCGCTGAATCCCACTGTCTTCGCCGACCTCGGCAACGCCCCCACCTTCTCGGACACACTCGTCGAGGTCGCTCTGGTCGAGGGAGTCCTCGCATGA
- a CDS encoding SDR family oxidoreductase, whose translation MVAIEGAVVLVTGGQRGLGKSIVDELLARGAATIYATARVPKASDDPRVVAKALDVDDSDSVAALAEELSDVAIVVNNAGAPGAGPLLDSSIEDVRAIFETNFFGALRIVQAFAPILARNGGGALVDVHSVLSWVSGAGGYGASKAALWSATNSLRLELAPQGTLVTGVHLGYTDTDMIAELDVPKNDPKDVAKAIVDAVESGETEVLADDVTRYFKSVLAGPVEGLAITA comes from the coding sequence ATGGTGGCAATCGAGGGTGCAGTGGTGCTGGTGACCGGCGGGCAGCGTGGATTGGGGAAGTCGATCGTCGACGAGTTGCTGGCACGCGGTGCCGCGACGATCTACGCGACGGCTCGGGTGCCCAAGGCGTCGGATGACCCGCGAGTAGTGGCAAAGGCACTTGACGTCGATGACTCGGATTCCGTTGCTGCACTTGCCGAGGAGCTGAGCGATGTAGCTATCGTCGTCAACAATGCAGGTGCTCCCGGGGCTGGTCCGTTGCTGGACTCGTCGATCGAGGATGTCCGCGCAATTTTCGAGACCAACTTCTTCGGCGCATTGCGGATCGTTCAGGCATTCGCGCCGATACTCGCTCGCAACGGTGGCGGCGCGTTGGTCGATGTCCACTCGGTGCTGTCCTGGGTCAGTGGAGCAGGCGGCTACGGAGCGTCGAAGGCTGCGCTGTGGTCTGCGACGAACTCCCTGAGGCTCGAACTCGCGCCCCAGGGCACCCTCGTCACCGGTGTCCACCTCGGGTACACCGACACCGACATGATCGCAGAGCTGGACGTGCCGAAGAACGACCCGAAGGATGTCGCAAAGGCCATCGTCGACGCCGTCGAATCGGGTGAGACGGAAGTGCTCGCCGACGACGTGACCAGGTACTTCAAGTCGGTTCTTGCAGGTCCGGTCGAGGGGTTGGCCATCACAGCCTGA
- the fdxA gene encoding ferredoxin — protein sequence MSYVVTDACVDELDKSCVEECPVDCIYEGARMVYINPDECVDCGKCVPACPNDAIYWEHKLPEDKSVFVDIATVFFDETEASGGAEDFRPIGRDHPTIAEMSTGEN from the coding sequence ATGAGCTATGTCGTGACCGACGCCTGTGTCGACGAACTCGACAAGTCCTGCGTCGAAGAATGCCCCGTCGATTGCATCTACGAGGGCGCCCGCATGGTGTACATCAACCCCGACGAGTGCGTCGACTGCGGCAAGTGCGTTCCAGCGTGCCCCAACGACGCGATCTATTGGGAGCACAAGCTACCGGAGGACAAGAGCGTGTTCGTCGACATTGCGACCGTGTTCTTCGACGAAACCGAAGCATCAGGAGGCGCAGAGGATTTCAGACCGATCGGCCGAGATCACCCGACGATTGCGGAGATGAGTACCGGTGAAAACTGA
- a CDS encoding NAD(P)/FAD-dependent oxidoreductase, producing MKTDPIDIDCDLIIVGAGPVGLYGAYYAGFRGMRVAVIDALPHPGGQMTALYPEKLVFDVAGYPAVRAQSLVDALVEQASQADPVYLMEHVAMTAVESDEHVVVTTDRDATVTGKAMLIAAGIGKFTPRPLPAGSEFLERGLRYFVPRLDDLAGHDVLVVGGGDSAVDWALSLEPVAASVSLVHRRHSFRAHEHSLKLLEDSSVSVLTPFEVQQISGEDTARSVTIVEADTGEARELPATSVVAALGFKAALGPIGTWGLDKHGRDIAIDRSMRTNRSRVFAAGDVAGHDNKVKLIAVGFAEAAVAVNHIAALINSGEQVTPGHSSDQV from the coding sequence GTGAAAACTGATCCGATCGACATCGACTGCGACCTCATCATCGTCGGCGCTGGACCGGTAGGGCTCTACGGCGCCTACTACGCGGGATTCCGCGGGATGCGGGTGGCCGTCATCGACGCCCTCCCACATCCCGGCGGCCAAATGACTGCCCTCTATCCCGAAAAGCTCGTCTTCGACGTCGCCGGATATCCCGCAGTCCGCGCGCAGAGCCTCGTCGATGCGTTGGTGGAACAGGCATCGCAGGCGGACCCCGTCTACCTGATGGAGCACGTCGCGATGACGGCCGTCGAAAGCGACGAGCACGTGGTGGTGACGACGGACCGCGACGCCACCGTCACCGGAAAGGCCATGTTGATCGCGGCGGGCATCGGCAAGTTCACGCCGCGCCCGCTGCCGGCTGGATCGGAGTTCCTCGAACGCGGACTGCGATACTTCGTTCCCCGCCTCGACGATCTGGCCGGACACGACGTGCTGGTCGTCGGCGGCGGTGATTCGGCGGTGGACTGGGCGCTGAGCCTCGAGCCCGTCGCGGCTTCGGTTTCTCTCGTCCACCGACGGCACAGCTTTCGCGCACACGAGCACAGCCTGAAGCTGCTCGAGGATTCCTCGGTCTCGGTCCTGACCCCCTTCGAGGTACAGCAGATATCAGGCGAAGACACGGCCCGATCGGTCACCATCGTGGAGGCCGACACCGGCGAGGCCCGAGAGTTGCCTGCTACCAGCGTGGTGGCAGCGCTGGGATTCAAGGCAGCGCTGGGCCCGATCGGAACCTGGGGTTTGGACAAACACGGACGCGACATCGCGATCGATCGTTCCATGCGCACCAACCGATCCCGAGTGTTCGCCGCCGGTGATGTTGCCGGACACGACAACAAGGTCAAACTCATTGCGGTGGGCTTCGCAGAAGCGGCCGTGGCAGTCAATCACATTGCAGCTCTGATCAATTCCGGCGAGCAGGTCACACCCGGACATTCCAGCGACCAGGTCTGA
- a CDS encoding CGNR zinc finger domain-containing protein: MSTRPTARFRIAPAPVGLHRVQDLLNTRALAAKGFPDLLADGVAASQSLDADLTDADARELRGLRTALEELIAGTSPSINPVGAELSVDATGVVRLSPSGGGWEYVASQVWAEVLLAQQTDTWRRLKRCRNELCGTAFYDRSRNNSGVWHDVKTCGNTANLRASRARRRSE, encoded by the coding sequence ATGTCAACGCGTCCTACTGCACGGTTCCGCATCGCACCCGCACCAGTCGGGTTGCACCGCGTCCAGGACTTGCTCAACACGCGCGCACTGGCTGCCAAGGGCTTCCCCGACCTTCTCGCCGACGGGGTGGCGGCGTCACAGTCTCTCGATGCCGATCTCACCGACGCCGATGCGCGCGAACTTCGCGGCCTTCGTACCGCACTCGAGGAGCTGATCGCAGGTACGTCACCGTCCATCAATCCTGTCGGCGCGGAACTGAGCGTCGACGCCACGGGCGTGGTCCGGCTATCGCCCTCGGGAGGCGGCTGGGAGTACGTGGCATCACAAGTGTGGGCGGAGGTTCTACTCGCCCAGCAGACCGATACGTGGCGACGACTCAAGCGATGTCGAAACGAACTGTGCGGCACAGCGTTCTACGACCGATCCCGCAACAACAGTGGAGTCTGGCACGACGTCAAGACCTGTGGGAATACGGCGAACCTGAGGGCATCCCGGGCAAGGAGGCGGTCCGAATGA
- the moaA gene encoding GTP 3',8-cyclase MoaA codes for MTALLDARGRPLRDLRISLTDRCNFRCVYCMPREMFGPDHAFLPTEHLLSFDEIERVTRAAMRLGVRKVRLTGGEPLLRDGVDALISSLKSLDGLEVAMTTNGALLGTHADGLARAGLDRVTVSLDSTDPETFRRMSDTRVPVKRVLDGIESATTAGLGPVKVNVVVRRGVNDASVLDLARTFRDSPVTVRFIEYMDVGSTNRWQLDQVIGAAEIASTIDAVYPLEPLPPRYDGEVARRYRYRDGGGEIGIIASVTRPFCGDCTRARLSADGQIYTCLFAGSGTDLRGLMRSGADDATVEDTLRRLWSVRVDRYSELRSRSDGPSRGEKVEMSYIGG; via the coding sequence ATGACCGCCCTCCTCGACGCCAGGGGACGTCCACTACGCGATCTGCGGATCTCGCTGACGGACCGGTGCAACTTTCGGTGCGTCTACTGCATGCCGCGGGAGATGTTCGGCCCTGACCATGCGTTCCTCCCCACCGAGCACCTGCTCAGCTTCGACGAGATCGAACGGGTGACTCGTGCGGCGATGCGTCTCGGTGTGCGCAAAGTGCGATTGACCGGTGGTGAACCGCTACTGCGCGACGGGGTCGATGCCCTGATCTCCTCACTGAAGTCTCTCGACGGTCTCGAGGTCGCGATGACGACCAATGGTGCGCTGCTCGGTACACACGCCGATGGCCTCGCCCGCGCAGGACTTGATCGGGTCACCGTGAGTCTCGATTCCACCGATCCCGAGACTTTTCGCCGAATGAGTGACACCAGAGTTCCGGTGAAGCGGGTGCTCGACGGCATCGAATCTGCGACGACCGCCGGCCTGGGTCCAGTCAAGGTCAACGTCGTCGTGCGGCGCGGCGTGAACGACGCCTCGGTGCTCGACCTGGCTCGCACGTTCCGTGACTCGCCGGTGACGGTCCGATTCATCGAGTACATGGATGTCGGATCCACAAATCGATGGCAGCTCGATCAGGTGATCGGCGCAGCGGAAATAGCGTCGACGATCGATGCTGTGTACCCACTCGAACCACTGCCCCCGCGGTACGACGGTGAGGTCGCGCGGCGGTACCGCTACCGCGACGGCGGCGGCGAAATCGGGATCATCGCTTCGGTCACCCGTCCGTTCTGTGGCGATTGCACACGCGCCCGGTTGTCGGCCGACGGACAGATCTACACATGTCTGTTCGCCGGATCAGGTACCGACCTGAGGGGCCTGATGCGGTCCGGTGCCGACGACGCAACCGTCGAAGACACCCTGCGGCGTCTCTGGTCCGTGCGAGTGGACCGCTACTCGGAACTGCGATCGCGATCCGACGGTCCGTCGCGAGGCGAGAAGGTCGAAATGTCCTACATTGGAGGGTGA
- a CDS encoding DUF3558 family protein, translated as MGKKLTIALCVLALTGCAQTVEGKAVVEDSWQGLGVSESQSSAPTSSTRPRATAPSPSASNAASFDPCELDDISLRVFVGVDPETRSDIPGGGGCTWTGDGLRFTAGINGEVNRESIATTPGVTDLVEFEAYGQMVQLFVFKGDQCISLSEIDNRTVQFTMSEVQFDSYCFNLRITTRLLLGDA; from the coding sequence GTGGGAAAGAAACTGACGATAGCCCTGTGTGTACTGGCGCTGACGGGGTGCGCCCAGACGGTCGAGGGCAAGGCCGTCGTCGAGGACTCGTGGCAGGGCCTAGGGGTGAGCGAGAGTCAGTCGAGTGCACCCACTTCGAGCACGCGTCCGCGCGCTACGGCCCCGTCACCGTCCGCGTCGAATGCAGCGTCGTTCGATCCGTGCGAATTGGACGACATCTCGCTGAGAGTATTCGTGGGCGTCGACCCGGAGACGAGATCGGATATCCCGGGAGGAGGTGGATGTACGTGGACCGGTGATGGCCTGCGGTTCACCGCGGGAATCAACGGCGAGGTGAATCGGGAGTCGATCGCGACTACCCCTGGCGTCACCGACTTGGTTGAATTCGAGGCCTACGGTCAGATGGTCCAGCTGTTCGTGTTCAAGGGAGACCAGTGCATCTCGCTGTCCGAGATCGACAATCGGACGGTGCAATTCACGATGTCCGAAGTGCAGTTCGACTCCTACTGCTTCAATTTGAGAATCACCACCAGACTGCTCCTAGGTGACGCGTAG
- a CDS encoding helix-turn-helix domain-containing protein encodes MLNRSGFALPARTTSAVDWADMLQEHFVALDVADIGDSRFTGSVRSQSIAHLQVSCVDATSQRIERNSTLIGSDGRDFLQLGLIRRGEAIVRQDDRECVLGRGDFAIYDTSRPFDWIVNGDPNDDQWSLEVFTWPRTLISLTEHEAAGLTAVRFDGRSGMSGVLGRFLHDLATARSAFDSGGACAVADEVGDLVSVIARTTLGSAPAASGRSLMPEIDRFIEDNLADPDLSPTAIATAMLISTRQLHRLFAESRTTFSRSIRVRRLEKCRRDIIASVAVDRSLGQIARRWGFTDLTVFSRAFKEQYGVSPRQYRAAAAERSGDVHAVTRPQRPSDQE; translated from the coding sequence ATGCTGAACCGATCTGGGTTTGCCCTGCCGGCTCGTACGACCAGCGCTGTCGACTGGGCCGATATGCTGCAAGAGCATTTCGTCGCGCTCGACGTTGCAGATATCGGGGACAGTCGCTTCACCGGGTCGGTGCGTTCACAGTCGATTGCACACCTTCAGGTCTCCTGCGTCGATGCGACCAGCCAGCGGATCGAACGCAACAGCACGTTGATCGGCTCCGACGGTCGCGACTTCCTGCAGCTCGGGTTGATCCGGAGGGGTGAGGCCATCGTCCGTCAGGATGATCGCGAATGTGTGCTCGGCCGAGGTGATTTCGCTATCTACGACACCTCTCGCCCGTTCGATTGGATCGTCAACGGTGATCCCAACGACGATCAGTGGTCGTTGGAGGTCTTCACGTGGCCGCGGACGTTGATTTCGCTCACCGAGCACGAAGCGGCTGGGCTCACCGCGGTGCGGTTCGACGGTCGCAGCGGAATGAGCGGCGTGTTGGGCCGGTTCCTCCATGACCTGGCGACCGCGCGATCGGCTTTCGACTCGGGCGGAGCGTGTGCGGTCGCCGACGAGGTGGGCGACCTGGTCAGCGTCATCGCGCGTACCACTCTGGGCTCTGCTCCCGCTGCAAGCGGCCGCAGTCTGATGCCCGAAATCGACCGGTTCATCGAGGATAACCTCGCCGACCCCGACTTGTCCCCGACCGCGATCGCTACCGCAATGCTCATATCCACTCGGCAACTGCACCGATTGTTCGCAGAGAGTCGAACGACGTTCTCTCGGTCGATCCGTGTGCGCCGACTGGAGAAGTGCCGCCGCGACATCATCGCCAGCGTGGCCGTCGACCGATCTCTCGGACAGATCGCGCGGCGTTGGGGCTTCACCGATCTCACGGTCTTCAGTAGAGCGTTCAAAGAACAGTACGGCGTCAGCCCGAGGCAGTACCGCGCCGCAGCGGCGGAGCGGTCGGGTGACGTCCACGCCGTCACCCGACCTCAACGGCCCAGCGACCAGGAGTGA
- the glp gene encoding gephyrin-like molybdotransferase Glp: MRSIAEHRRRIEALGITARSRSVDLTAAIGAVLGEAVRTSGPLPAFDVAAVDGFAVRQGDLGVDAELSVPGTCVAGPIATAISVSPGQAVQIMTGAPVPPGADTVVPVEDTSGFVDNFATARVRIRTSPKRGANIRARASDIGAHEILLHAGTTLSHNHIGALSALGLTRVQIRSCLRVAVVPTGNELVRPGEPLLPGQIHESNAPMIVADLARCGAEVRREDVVGDDVESLRATPGRCADWADLIVTTGGVSAGTEDVVRSALDDGHAEFVSVAMKPGKPQGAGRFDGVPIISLPGNPVAAFVSYELFVRPFVRGALGCDTVDRPTSEVVLDSPTIAGRPGMMQFRLGRRLGSRVVVSGSASSGSISSMASSDCLIAVGEGGATRGSAATVWMTGVG, translated from the coding sequence ATGAGATCGATAGCCGAACACCGTCGACGGATCGAGGCGCTCGGTATCACCGCTCGGTCGCGCTCCGTCGACCTGACCGCCGCGATAGGAGCTGTGCTCGGCGAGGCAGTGCGAACGTCCGGGCCGCTTCCGGCATTCGACGTCGCCGCCGTCGACGGATTCGCTGTTCGTCAGGGTGACCTCGGCGTCGACGCCGAGCTGTCGGTACCGGGAACGTGCGTTGCCGGCCCGATCGCGACGGCGATCTCGGTGTCACCGGGCCAGGCCGTGCAGATCATGACGGGTGCCCCTGTGCCACCGGGCGCCGACACTGTCGTACCGGTCGAGGACACCAGTGGTTTCGTCGACAATTTTGCAACTGCTCGGGTGCGAATCCGAACCTCACCGAAGCGGGGCGCGAACATTCGTGCACGCGCTAGCGACATCGGTGCACACGAGATCCTCCTTCACGCGGGAACAACGCTGTCTCACAACCACATCGGTGCACTATCCGCGCTCGGACTGACCCGAGTCCAGATCCGATCCTGCCTGCGGGTTGCAGTCGTCCCCACCGGAAACGAACTGGTTCGGCCGGGCGAACCGCTACTGCCCGGACAGATCCACGAGTCGAACGCTCCCATGATCGTCGCCGACCTGGCACGGTGCGGAGCAGAGGTCCGTCGCGAGGACGTCGTGGGCGACGACGTCGAATCGCTGCGCGCGACACCCGGCCGATGTGCCGACTGGGCAGACCTCATCGTCACCACAGGCGGAGTCAGCGCCGGCACCGAGGATGTGGTTCGGTCGGCGCTCGACGACGGGCATGCGGAGTTCGTGTCGGTTGCGATGAAACCTGGAAAACCCCAGGGAGCAGGCCGCTTCGACGGCGTTCCGATCATTTCCCTGCCGGGCAACCCGGTGGCCGCATTCGTGTCCTACGAACTGTTCGTCCGCCCGTTCGTCCGGGGCGCGCTGGGCTGCGACACCGTCGACCGCCCGACCTCTGAGGTGGTGCTGGACTCCCCCACGATCGCCGGGCGCCCAGGAATGATGCAGTTCCGCCTCGGCCGGCGTCTTGGTTCGCGCGTCGTCGTCTCAGGGTCGGCGTCCTCGGGCTCGATCAGTTCGATGGCGTCGAGTGACTGTCTCATCGCTGTCGGCGAAGGCGGCGCCACGCGCGGCTCGGCGGCAACGGTGTGGATGACGGGTGTCGGCTGA
- a CDS encoding DNA polymerase III subunit delta', with protein sequence MAGVFDRLIGQEDVEAELTGAAVGARSGAPGSAMTHSWLFTGPPGSGRSIAALCFAAALQCTTEGVPGCGECHACTTTMAGTHGDVRRIIPQGLSISVKEMREIVQIAARRPSTGRWQIVVIEDADRLSEAAANALLKVVEEPPVRTVMLLCAPSTDPEDMSVTLRSRCRHIHLVTPTASAISQVLQTRDQLDEKTAQWAASVSGGHVGRARRLATDEDARARRIRALGLASAAARPNQAYLAAEEMVKAAETEAAEISAALDGVEMEELRTALGAGGTGKGAAGALRGSAGVIKELEARQKSRRTRNLRDSFDRALIDLAGLYRDALARSYGSTAVLNHPDMAEQIERMARGASPEALLKSIEAILVCREALALNAKPKFAVYAMVAQLGAALR encoded by the coding sequence ATGGCTGGAGTATTCGATCGACTGATCGGCCAAGAGGACGTCGAAGCGGAACTGACGGGCGCAGCCGTGGGAGCCCGCTCCGGCGCGCCCGGATCGGCGATGACGCACTCCTGGCTGTTCACCGGCCCTCCTGGATCGGGACGATCGATCGCTGCTCTGTGTTTCGCGGCAGCACTTCAGTGCACTACCGAGGGTGTGCCTGGGTGCGGCGAGTGCCACGCGTGTACGACGACGATGGCAGGCACTCACGGCGATGTTCGACGCATCATCCCGCAGGGACTGAGCATCAGCGTCAAGGAAATGCGCGAGATCGTGCAGATCGCTGCCCGCCGGCCGAGCACCGGGCGCTGGCAGATCGTCGTGATCGAGGATGCGGATCGACTCAGCGAGGCCGCAGCCAATGCGCTGTTGAAGGTCGTCGAGGAACCGCCCGTGCGGACCGTCATGCTGCTGTGTGCACCGTCGACCGATCCCGAGGACATGTCGGTGACGCTCCGGTCCAGGTGCCGTCACATCCATCTCGTCACGCCGACGGCGTCGGCGATCTCCCAGGTGTTGCAGACCAGGGACCAACTCGACGAGAAGACCGCGCAGTGGGCGGCGTCGGTCAGCGGTGGTCACGTCGGCCGCGCCCGCCGACTGGCGACAGACGAAGACGCGCGTGCCCGACGCATCCGCGCGCTCGGCCTCGCTTCCGCTGCAGCCCGGCCGAACCAGGCGTACCTCGCGGCCGAGGAGATGGTGAAGGCTGCCGAGACGGAGGCCGCTGAGATCAGTGCCGCGCTCGACGGCGTCGAGATGGAAGAACTGCGGACCGCTCTCGGGGCAGGCGGTACAGGTAAGGGTGCGGCAGGAGCGCTGCGCGGGTCGGCGGGTGTGATCAAGGAATTGGAAGCTCGGCAGAAGTCGCGGCGCACCCGAAATCTTCGAGATTCCTTCGACCGCGCGTTGATCGACCTTGCGGGACTGTATCGAGACGCACTGGCCCGGTCGTACGGATCGACCGCCGTCCTGAATCACCCGGACATGGCCGAGCAGATCGAACGTATGGCGCGGGGTGCATCGCCGGAGGCGTTGCTGAAGAGTATCGAGGCGATCCTCGTGTGCCGTGAAGCGTTGGCGCTCAACGCCAAGCCGAAGTTCGCGGTGTACGCGATGGTCGCGCAGCTGGGTGCGGCGCTGCGCTGA